The following proteins come from a genomic window of Miscanthus floridulus cultivar M001 chromosome 2, ASM1932011v1, whole genome shotgun sequence:
- the LOC136537044 gene encoding dof zinc finger protein PBF-like, whose amino-acid sequence MDMTSNTSNSSAAASAPHNHQQEAVVSPPMNTKKPRAAQQAGGSAEPKPRPQLDVALSCPRCCSDNTKFCYYNNYNLNQPRHFCKACRRYWTQGGSLRLVPVGGGCRRNKRASGSSSSSAASSTAATSAEMDKTVTTRLMLTAATTSTVSMPSPTTGLLFPNDMLPPFTPTGSSGGLDLAMDEDQQGFLPFTPLSLSDDQAPELSPGGRSDTTPTLLDMLTGGYFDAGGSSSSSYNAGLAMNGGSNGMDMSFLLPEMGASVTDPMETQLMDGMNDDVAGELQWQSYINDDGGYTAEPAAGVEQQQQVAGDQQEGDNNKVRIV is encoded by the exons ATGGACATGACCTCCAACACCAGCAACAGCTCTGCAGCAGCATCGGCTCCCCACAACCACCAGCAG GAGGCCGTGGTGTCACCCCCCATGAACACCAAGAAGCCGcgggcggcgcagcaggcgggcGGCAGCGCGGAGCCTAAGCCGCGGCCACAGCTGGACGTGGCGCTCAGCTGCCCGCGCTGCTGCTCCGATAACACCAAATTCTGCTACTACAACAACTACAACCTGAATCAGCCGCGCCACTTCTGCAAGGCATGCCGCCGCTACTGGACACAAGGTGGCAGCCTTCGCCTTGTCCCCGTCGGCGGCGGCTGCCGCAGGAACAAGCGCGCCTCCGGCTCCTCTTCGTCCTCGGCCGCCTCCAGCACCGCCGCCACCAGCGCCGAGATGGATAAGACCGTCACCACGCGGCTGATGCTGACGGCTGCCACTACCAGTACCGTGTCGATGCCATCCCCAACGACAGGCTTGTTGTTTCCCAATGACATGCTCCCGCCATTTACGCCGACAGGCAGTAGCGGCGGCCTCGACCTCGCCATGGACGAGGACCAACAGGGTTTCCTGCCCTTCACGCCGCTGTCTTTGTCCGACGACCAGGCGCCGGAGCTGTCTCCTGGAGGGA GGAGTGAcacaacgccaactctcctggaCATGCTGACAGGAGGGTATTTTGAtgccggcggcagcagcagcagcagctacaaCGCCGGTCTCGCCATGAACGGTGGCAGCAATGGAATGGACATGTCGTTTCTGCTGCCTGAAATGGGGGCTTCAGTAACTGATCCCATGGAGACGCAGCTGATGGACGGAATGAACGATGATGTAGCAGGTGAGCTCCAGTGGCAGTCATACATCAACGACGACGGTGGTTATACAGCAGAACCAGCCGCCGGagtggagcagcagcagcaggttgCTGGTGATCAGCAGGAGGGGGATAACAACAAAGTGCGCATCGTCTGA